A genomic window from Silene latifolia isolate original U9 population chromosome 11, ASM4854445v1, whole genome shotgun sequence includes:
- the LOC141611129 gene encoding uncharacterized protein LOC141611129, producing the protein MRRALFKNVSLYATTFTKSPHIPHYQTLNLIPKFNLPIFHRFFSEESGSSDQNPNHPPPPAAAVEHTSLKTTQEKNLDLVVEDVDNEELKTRIGKYFEGDEEALPSVLEAILSRKLSGKHEDTDDELTEELRFAPLENVEDKEFESDFDEAIQTDEDIPNLCSAKDVVVKRMLQDEYFNMDDKKWNAIVDEAKQQGYVDDPKECEEILEDMLYWDKLLPEDIKQKVQAKCDELAEKMENNGLEVEKAYEQFKVFEDEIVAEHIKKNEEERPLPESDEVAKPVDKKSDDPPGVGPILRWQTRLVLVPGGDAWHPKNRKVKLSVTVKELRLSKCQFRRMREIVGKRYHSGKDELTITSERFEHREENRKDCLRTLLSIIEEAGKATALVDEARTAYVKQRLKANPAFMARLHAKTKQAPTAIPA; encoded by the exons ATGAGAAGAGCTCTCTTCAAAAATGTGTCACTCTACGCTACCACCTTCACCAAATCTCCCCATATCCCTCATTATCAAACCCTAAATTTAATTCCCAAATTCAATCTCCCCATTTTCCACAGATTTTTTTCTGAAGAATCCGGTTCTTCTGATCAAAACCCtaatcatcctcctcctcctgctgctgctgttgaACACACCAGCTTGAAAACTACCCAGGAAAAAAATTTAGACTTAGTTGTTGAAGATGTTGATAATGAAG AGCTGAAAACTAGGATAGGGAAGTACTTTGAGGGTGATGAAGAGGCACTCCCATCAGTTCTAGAAGCCATACTGTCGAGAAAATTATCAGGAAAGCACGAAGATACTGATGATGAGCTGACCGAAGAACTACGCTTTGCCCCATTGGAGAATGTTGAGGATAAGGAATTCGAGTCCGATTTTGATGAAGCTATTCAGACTGATGAAGATATTCCAAACTTATGCTCTGCAAAAGATGTAGTTGTCAAGAGGATGTTGCAAGATGAATACTTCAACATGGATGACAAAAAGTGGAATGCCATTGTGGACGAAGCAAAACAACAAGGATATGTAGATGATCCTAAGGAGTGTGAGGAGATTTTGGAAGATATGCTTTACTGGGATAAACTTCTCCCAG AGGACATTAAGCAGAAGGTCCAAGCAAAGTGTGATGAATTAGCGGAGAAAATGGAAAATAATGGACTTGAAGTAGAAAAAGCATATGAGCAATTCAAGGTGTTTGAGGATGAGATCGTAGCAGAGCATATAAAGAAGAATGAGGAAGAGAGACCTCTTCCAGAGTCTGATGAGGTGGCGAAGCCTGTGGATAAAAAGAGCGATGATCCTCCTGGTGTGGGTCCCATCCTCCGATGGCAAACACGACTTGTACTTGTTCCTGGTGGAGATGCCTGGCATCCTAAAAACAGAAAGGTAAAATTATCAGTGACTGTTAAGGAGCTTCGACTGTCGAAATGTCAGTTCCGCCGAATGAGAGAAATAGTTGGGAAAAGGTATCATTCCGGAAAAGATGAGCTAACAATAACTAGTGAAAG GTTTGAACACCGTGAAGAAAATAGAAAAGACTGCCTGAGAACTTTGCTAAGCATAATCGAAGAGGCTGGAAAAGCTACTGCTTTGGTCGATGAGGCTCGGACTGCTTACGTCAAACAAAGGCTCAAAGCAAATCCAGCTTTCATGGCCAGATTACATGCCAAGACCAAGCAGGCTCCAACTGCTATTCCGGCATGA